The DNA sequence TACTTGTCTCAGAACAGCTGTGTTACGATGTAGACCAACTCATGCCTAAGCTTTGCGtgtgaggaaaggggaggaggtaGGTTGTTGACACAAGAACAGCCACCTTAACTCCCACGACATCTTGCCAAGCCAAGCTAGACGTAGACTCCAGAGCCCATTTTCCTTCTGACTATATCTTTTGGTTATTCTAGAAAGACGACCAGTGGGAAACCTGtctactgtttgtttttttttgaggcagagtctcactatgctgcccttggtagagtgctgtggcgtcacagcttacagcaacctcaaactcttgggcttaagcgattctcttgcctcagcctcccaggtacaggtgcctgccgcaacacccggctactttttggttgcagatgttgttcagcaggcccagggcaggctcaaacccaccaacctcagcatatgtggccacaccctactcaatgagcaaCGGGCGCTGTCTGCCTGCTGGTTCTTAAAGGATGAGGCATTACAAATTAGAGTCTTGCTCTCTGCGGAGTCTGTTGCTTCCTCATTCCTGGAGCCTTGTTTTCTAAAACAACTTGAGTGTGTGTTAGGTGTGGTGGGCTGGTGCTCTGTGCACAGGTACCTGCCTACCTAGAGGGAAATAACTAAGTGACATTCAAGAGAAGAaaccagattttattttcttggtccACAGCCCCTTTTGCAAGGCTGCTGAGAGCCTTACATATACATTGGGGCAGAATAGAGACAGGGCCATGGGATGTATGGGACTAGGTTCCTGGGTTCAGGATATTAGCAATAATCAACTCCAGATTCCCTCAGGAAAACAAGCTGCTTAGGAAGGATCAGGACAGCTTGGTACATTTTAGAAGACTTCATAGGTAGTGCCAGAGAAAATGGCAGATCAGGCCTTGGTTTGGGCTGGTTCTCTCTTGCCTTCCCACCCAGAGCTCACCTGTCCTCTGCAGGAAACATGGAACCACAGAGCCTCCAGCCCCAACAAAGTGACAACAGTTCCTATGATCTTCAACCTCTGCCTGGCTTATCTCCtaaaaagaattccttttttttttttttttgagacagtttcactttgttgccctcagagtgctgtgttgtcatagctcacagcaacctcaaacactattttctattgcctcagcctcccaagtagctggctcccactgcaatgcccagctattttttttttttttttaagagatgcgatctcacttttgctcaggctggtctcgaacctgtgagctcaggcaagccacccacatcgtcctcccagagtgctaggattataggcgtgagccaccacgcccagctaaaaAGAATCTTTACCCTGTAGTAAGTTCCTTGTGTACGTGAATCTAAGGTATCAGATCTAGACCAGGCTGAGAATGGGACTACATGTGTTTAGTTCTCAAGGCTCCCTGAAGTTTATAGTCACAAAATAGGAAAGACCTGCCCTGGATTGGTGTCATCCTGGCTGTAGAACTGTGGTACCATTAATGACCAGTCCCGGCTCCTGGTTGCTTACTGTTTGGCTGCCTTTGGGAGCTGAGAGAAATGAACTGCCAAGGAAAGGTGGTCTCAGTCTCCTTGTAAGAGGTGTTCACCACTGTTAGAGTGAATGAAATATCAGTACGTTTGCCATTCCTGGAATCAGAAATTTGCCCACAAGGAAGGTGAGGAGGCAGGCCAGGCATTTGACTGAACTGtacttctcttccctccctgacCTTGATACTTGCCACATTATCAGCCtatctgtttttcttcttaatgGTTCTATCCTCTAGCTCCTCTCCCAAATCAACACAGGTCATGCTTCTCAGGAAGCCCAGTTGCCACGATGCCGAACCAACTTGAGTTGGTTCCCCTTTACCCAGTGTTTCTACAGATGGATACATAGAGCCCCGTTCCCTGTATGTACTCTGTCCATTAATGCTGTTCTTAATTTGCTTATAAAACACCAATCCCAAAGCTGCTGATTTCTTTAGCCCGCGCCCCAGTACATACTTTCAAAACCACAGATTCATTCTTGTCCCATCCACTTTGCAGTGGCCTCCCTCAACAGATCTTGTTCTACAACAGAAGAACTTGGGCTATCTGAAGCTTCAAAAATGGTGTGATGGGAAAAAAGAGACCATAATACTATAAGAAcagaaaactggaaataatcaTTTCCCCTAGGCCCTTGTATCCAGAATATCAAAAGGTGGCAGAGATGGGCTAGGCTTCTGTGTCTCCTGTACAGCTTATTAACAGTGATGTGACTGAGCCCTCTACCCTGCCCCAGTCACATCTCCCTAGTTAGACAGCCTGGAAATACCCCAGCTAAAGCAGGGTCAAGTGCTCCATTTCCCTTCATAATACGAAAGGGAGTGAATCTCCACCCTGAAGTCTGCCAAGTCTTCCAAAGAGGAACAAGTAGAAATGAGGGAGCTTTCCTGTTTaatggggagaggaaagagaagtgGCACATTAGGAGCACACAGTGTCATGGTGTGAGCAGTCCCGAGTGGAAAAGCACAGGAGTGGAGGCAGTACATGTGGAGTGGGATGGCTAGGGTGCTAAGGAATTTCCACAGAGTTCAGTGACagttgtatttcatttctttgtaaaGAGAGGCAAGATGATGCCCACCCTAAAGGAGTAGGATGCAATGAACTCTGGCTGAGGACTGAGGAAACAACTTTCTCAATCCTTCTCAGGGGTGCAGACAGACAAGAGACAGCACCATATATACAAACTTTACACAAAATAAATAGGGAGCTGCCACCCACTTGGCTAGATACAGTCTTGGATTCCACCCCTTGGCAGCAGCTGTTCCAGGGCATTAGCCACAGAACCTTCAGGTTCTAAGACATCATaaccctccccccgcccccaggaGTCCACCTTGGTCCCCACAGCTCCTCCACAGTTAGAACCCAAGCCCCTTTACCCTGTAGCCCCTAGTCCTGAAGGTCTCTGGAATAAGCTCAGGGCCAACTGCCCACATCTCAGGTTCCTAGAGGAGCACACCACGGCTTAGGCTAATGGCCAACTACTGCCTCCCCTGGAGCAGAATCACAGTTGCAGCCCACTGGTCCCCAGAATCCTAACTCAGTGTCATATTGGCTCAGGTACAGATCCATTGCCTTCCTAAGTCCTTGGGTGTCCATTCAGGGCCGGGCCCCCTGTTCCATTTGTTGATGCTGGCTCCGCACAGCAAATCTGTTGACGTGCACAGGTATGGGCACAACAATCTTGGGGTTTCTTACAGGCTCCCCAGAACGGCTGCTCACATTGCCAGCTTTAATGCGCTTCCACTTGGCCCGTCGATTCTGAAACCAGATCTTGACCTGCACCTCACTGAGTTTGAGGGCATGGGCGATCTGGGACCGCTCTGTCAAGCTCAGGTATTTCTTGCAATGAAACTCCTTCTCCAATTCCAAAAGTTGCTCACTGGTAAAAGCTGTGCGACGCCGTCGGCTTTTCCCCCCAGGAGCTGTGACCCCTGCTGCCACCGGTGCCCCCTCCTCAGCTCCAGTCCCCAGGCTTCCCTTTAGCTTCGGTTTAGGTCCCAGAAGAGCCCCTGGGCCCCCTGCAGAACTGTCCAGGAAACCGTCGTCCTCGCTGTCACCGCCTGAGCCCTCTTCCTCCTGTTCGCTGCCTGCTGGGTCTCCTGCTGGTGCCTCATCTGAGCTGTACACCTTCCCCTCTGCTGTGAGGAGTGAGAAACCAATGGATAGGGAGGGAGATGGCAAGGAAAAGACAGTTTGGAGACAGCACAAGGAACCATGGCCAGGAGCAAGGGTGGGGGACAGCAGGAAAAGATGCAGACATAGgagatggggaggagaggagaaaggaggatcGCACATCCAAGGTGGGGAATGGGAAGAGGTTtagggaaaacaaagaaatgggaAGAAAGGTATTAACCAGCACAGATTTCACTATGGGAAAGCGGGGGAGGCAGTAAGTGTACTGACAATGACCCCTCATCTTCCCACCACCCCATCTCATTCTCCTTACCCACCACCTCCCCAGCTTTCTCCAAACCCAGAGACCAAGGGCCCAATATCTCATTTTGACACCACCCCTCCAAAGCCAGACTCATAGGAGTAACATAGAACCTGGCTTAAGGTCCTTCCAGAGTACTACAGTGGGAAGGAGTGAAGCAAAGAAGTTAAGGAGAACTGACTTTCCCAGGATAGATGGGGAGATAAGGGATGTCAGCCTCTATCCACATCTGACCCAGCTGGCAAGACCTGTCTCATGACCtctagtctttcttttttccctcttcacTAGATCTAAAATCATGATTTCATTTCCAGATAGAACCTTCATGGTCATCTGATCTGTCACCCTCTACCCACCCAAATTTGTGTCAAAGAAATGTTATCAAGGGACCTGGTAGTCTGAGGTTTTCTGACCAGCCTCCTACCCAATTCTTCTTAACCAGATGCCCAGCCTATAACGGGACTCCCAGCCACACGGTGCTTTGTATGCAGCCATATTTTTCTCCCAATTACTTAGGCCTCCCGACCCTAGTTCAATCCTTACCCTTATTTTGAAGTGACATCATCtctttcccaccttccctctttcctcgCCCAAACTCCCCGAGCAGCACAAAGAGCTGCTTTCTGCTCAAGTTCAGAATCCTGAGGACCCTGAGCTTGATGTCAGCTGGAAGGACTGGAGGGAatatgggaggaggaggaagtgcaacaaggaaaaatatagagaaagaaatggTAAAAAAGAAACTCTGACTCAATAGATTACCAATTATTTGTAATCACAGGCATGTAAACATTTTAATCCACACattctaaaatttaatttaaccACTAGTTTTAATCTTCTTatcccctgattttttttttttctttatgagacagagcctcaagctgtcaccctgggtagagtgccgtggcatcacagctcacagcaatctcaaactcttgggcttaagtgattctcttgcctcagcctcctgagtagctgggactatagacgcctgccacaacgcccggctattttttggttgtagttgtcattgttgtttggcaggactggatttgaacctgccagctctggtatatgtggctggcgccttagttgcttgagctacaggtgcccagccagccCCTGATGTTTTTTATTGGAACAACAAATAATATGTTACAAATGTTTTCAGTGTTTTGAGTTTTACAAAGTCCCCTGTTTTCTGACCAAAGGACCAACAAGcagtgaaacaataaaaagtcaaaagacaacTAACcaataggaaagagaaaaaacaaaatggatcaTCTGTGAACTGAAGAGTTAGCTCTTTCCCAAGAGAGTTCACTGTGTAAAGGCAGGAGGCCTTTACAAACATCTGTGGGAGTGAATCTACTTCTATTTGCCCCGtatcacatgtatacacataagCACTCTCAGAGGTTGAGAATACAACTCAACATAAACTAAATTCAGGGCACAGTGAAATGCTTTATAATAGAAAGAAGGTATGTGTTCTGTGCTTAGAACACCTCCCAGCAGTCAGAGCTTCTTGGCATTCTTCCCGTACTCCCCAGCGTCATCTCTTTCCCCTCACTGCTACAGTCTACACCTGTTTCTCTTCCTCAAGAACCACACTGACGTTATCCTTTGTGGCCAGAATTCTCAACCCTTGTTCACGTCACCCACCTTCATCCCAATCAGCGTCATACCTCAAGGGTATTTTCATCCAtgccttttcttcctcttgtgCTTCCTTCTTCATCTAACCTCCTCAAAGCCCATGTGGCACACCCCAGTTTAGGCTCACCACGTCTTCCCATGTTGCTCCTACTCATTGCTTTTCACCAGCAAATTATCTTGTATTCTCTTGAAACAAGCTTTCATAAGCTTCACTGGTGCCCAGCATCAAGCCCCATCTGGATAAGTGCCACAGACCGTAGATAATGTGTTCCTCATTACATGCACCTCTCGTCTTCCCATGTTCTCGCTCCCTATTCCATCACTAGCCAAtccattttgttttctataagATTTACATCCTTGGTTTCCATCTTCATTTCATCAAGGGATTGTCCCCATGTTATTTTTCTGCTTCATAGAATTTAGCATGTCCCAAACCAAACTTCAGATCTTTCTCCTAAATCAGCTCTTCCTCATCTCAGTTAATGGTAACTCTATCTTCTGTGTGTTCAAACCAAACCTTGATGCCATCCTTCACTCCTCTCTCTCACGACCCACACCCAATTCACCCATGAATCCTGCTAGTGCTGCTGCCTTTACACCTGAAGCCCAACCCCTTCTCACCACCTCCTCTGCTACCAACAAGCCAGCATCACCATACTCTCTAATCTTGTTCGCTGACATGTCCTAGCTGGTTTCCCAGCTCTCCCCTTACCACTCCTCCTGACCATTATTTCCCCCTCTGTTGGGAATACTATACTATTCACGTAGTTCTTCACTGTAACTCATTCTCTACATCCTTCAGGTCTTTATTTTACCAATGAGATCTTCTTTgatcattcttttaaaatcaacCTCCCCATATTCCTATCTCCCTTCTCTGTTTTATGTGTTACTATAACATATGCCaatttcactcatttattttattggctGTCTGTTGCAACTAGAATATAAGCTTCATgaaggaaaagatttaaaattttttgtacacTGCTGTATCTTCAGCATTTTGAAAATTACATGCACagagtagatactcaataaatattgatcaaCTAAATAAGACACTATTTCCtagcacttgtgtgtgtgtgctctctccctctctctttccttcctttcttgtccCTTCCTTTCCCAAGCCTTTCCTAAGATATTTCCCCAAAATCTACCCTACCCTACCCCTACTGTCCATAAGACATCCTTGCCATGAATATTATCCTACTTTTCAGAATACTTCAGATCTCACATTGGCTGGAATGGTACCCATCCACAGTAGAAATCTACAGGATCTTAGAAATCTATAGCTTGCTTAAAGAAATTAAGGAGAATTCCGATACCATTACTAAATCctctaactttaatttttaaaacacagagagtattaataacagaaaaaaataacaaaattttgtaCAAACAGCTCaacattacaaaattttaaatactacTAAAAAAGCAGAAATCACATTTCAGGGCTTGAAGAATGAAATCTTTTAGTATAGTTCCAAGCacccggggtgggggggtgtgCAATAAATCTAATTTGGTGATGATTGAGATGAAGCTCCCAGGTTCCTGTATCTGGCAGACCCCTCCTGTGATCGGATCATCCATCCCCCGTCTTCAGACAGATCCATAAAATCAAGCTTATATGAGCCAGCCACTCTCACAGGTGGCTTTTAAAGCCATATAAAGAGCACAGGTTCATAACCTCCCTTGGTTACTTGGTCCCAGTAGGATGCTGAGTGGCAAGGGTAAGCATTTCTCTCTGAACCTTTATAATCATGACATTGAAGACTCTGATAAGCAACTTTGGGAACAAAATGGGGAGAGAATAATAATATATAGGAGAATAAATAGGAGAAAGTACAGCTATACACCTCAGTGGAGAGCGTCTGGGACAATGAGTGAGACTGACAACGAGTGGGAGAGAGAAGGCAAGGCTGAAGCAGGATAGAGAAGTGGcagaaggattaaatgagtcaaagagaatgaaagagcTGAAGAGtttagaaaagggaaagagaaaattgGTGGGGGGGGgacaggagaaagaaatcaaaaggtgctttttaaaaaacactgctacctccccccacacccctgcCAGATTATTGATGCATTTGGAGCAAAGCAAAGCATTTTGGCCCTGCCATCTGCTCTCTGCTGTACCAACAGAAAGAGCACTACAAGAATGATGGGAACAGAGGCAGGCAAACAGAATGAGCAAAACAGTAGTGTGGACTTTAAATGCAGCAATCCCAAAAATGCAGCAATCCCAAACATCTTACTATTTTCTCataaattaagaaacaaatacaaatagtTTTATCAAGtttataatattcattagtggtaaaaataatcaaacagaataaaataaaaactgaacataaaaatatattgactAAAAATTGAAAGAAGCAAATCTTTCTCCCTTAGTCCCCAGAGACAGGATTCCCCTGTCGCCCAGGCAGTacaggagtgcagtggtgcaatcacagctcattgcaacgttcaactctcaggctcaagtaatcctcctgcctcagcctccacagtagcttggactacaggtacaaaccacccacccccagctaatttttaaaaatttttaataaagataagCTCTCACTATGTtaaccaggctggtcttgaagtcctggcctcaagtgatcctcctgcctcagcctcccaaggtgctgggattatagctgtgagctaccatgcccagtgcaattttttttttttttttgagacagagcctcaagctgtcaccctgggtagagtgctgtggcatcacagctcacagcaacctccaattcctgggctcaagtgaatctcctgccttggcctcccaagttgtggtgggtgccttgaccacaggcacccaccacaacacccggatattttttggttgcagccgtcactgttgtttcgcaggcccaggctagattcaaacccaccagctcaggtgtatgtgtctggcatcttagccacttgagcctgcaaatgtttttaataaaattcatatttgCGTCTCTTTTTATCAAGGACCCGCCAACATGGGCCACGATCACAACAAAACCATGAAGAAGGCAGCCTGGGTCATCATCAAGAAGTACTACACCTGTCTAGGCAATGACTT is a window from the Nycticebus coucang isolate mNycCou1 chromosome 11, mNycCou1.pri, whole genome shotgun sequence genome containing:
- the GBX1 gene encoding homeobox protein GBX-1, with amino-acid sequence MQRAGGSGAPGSSGGGSGGGPGTAFSIDSLIGPPPPRSGHLVYTGYPMFMPYRPLVLPQALAPAPLSAGLPPLAPLASFAGRLTNTFCAGLSQAVPSMVALTTALPSFTEPPDTFYGPPELAAAAAAATAARNNPEPGGRRPEGGLETEELLPAREKVAEPPPPPPPHFSETFPSLPAEGKVYSSDEAPAGDPAGSEQEEEGSGGDSEDDGFLDSSAGGPGALLGPKPKLKGSLGTGAEEGAPVAAGVTAPGGKSRRRRTAFTSEQLLELEKEFHCKKYLSLTERSQIAHALKLSEVQVKIWFQNRRAKWKRIKAGNVSSRSGEPVRNPKIVVPIPVHVNRFAVRSQHQQMEQGARP